Part of the Firmicutes bacterium HGW-Firmicutes-1 genome, GGATATCTAAGGTTTTACCTAGATGTTTTAATGCTATCGCTGAGCACTCCATATGCCAGCCAGGATAGCCAATGCCCCAAGGTGAATCCCATTTCATCGCTTGGTTTTCAAATTTTGATTTTGTGAACCAAAGAACAAAATCTTGTGGATTTTTTTTATTATCATCTTGAGATACATCATCTCTGGCACCAACTTGCAAATCTTCAAGATTCATCTTGGTTAGTTGCGTATAGTTTGGAAACTTAGAAATATCAAAGTACACATTTCCATTCGTAAAATAAGTAAACCCCTTTTCTTCAAGAACAAGAATCATATCGATATAGTCGGCAATATAATCCGTCGCCTTTGCAATAATATTTGGAGTCTTGATATTTAGCTTCATACAATCTTCGAAAAAAGCTTGGGTATAAAAATCCGCAATTTCCCAGACTGTTTTATTTTCTCTTTGAGCACCCTTAAGCATTTTATCTTCTCCGTCATCAGCATCAGATTCTAGATGCCCAACGTCTGTAACATTCATTACTCGTTTCACTTCGTAACCAATGTACTCTAAGGTTTTTTGTAAAATATCTTCTAAAATATACGTTTTCAGATTACCGATATGTGCAAAGTGATATACTGTAGGTCCACAAGTATACATACCTACTTTTCCTTCTTCTACCGGTGTAAATGTTTCGATTTGTCTTGATAAGGTGTTATAAAGCTTCATTTGTAAACCTCTCTCTATTTAGATTATCTATTACTTTCTTCAGGGACTGAACAATCACAGCCATTACATCTTTCTTCATTAATACATTCTTTTTCTTCATTTGTTAACCCACCTAGCTTATTTTCAATATGCTCTATTCGATGAGTAAGTCTACACATTTCCATCTTTACAGGGTCTGGCAAATGTACTTGATCTAGATCATCATTTGGATGAACCTTTGCATTGTTCAATTTTACTATTCTGCCCGGTATACCCACAACTGTTGCATAAGGTGGAATATCTCTTAAGACCACAGATCCAGCTCCAATTTTGGAATCATCACCAATTGTAATCGATCCAAGAATTTTAGCACCTGCACTAACCATAACATTATTTCCGATTGTAGGATGTCTCTTTCCAGTTTCTTTTCCTGTACCACCTAAGGTTACTCCTTGATATAAGGTAACATTATCGCCAATTTCACAGGTCTCACCAATCACTACGCCGTGTCCATGGTCAATAAACAATCCTTTTCCTATTGTTGCACCTGGATGTATCTCTATACCGGTCTTCCTTGCTGATCTTTGAGAAATCCATCTAGATAAAAAATAGTGCTTCCTTAAGTATAACCAATGTGCAATTCTATGT contains:
- the cysE gene encoding serine O-acetyltransferase → MGLIKYIKEEIDVIKLRDPAIKTTSEVFLYASFHAILRHRIAHWLYLRKHYFLSRWISQRSARKTGIEIHPGATIGKGLFIDHGHGVVIGETCEIGDNVTLYQGVTLGGTGKETGKRHPTIGNNVMVSAGAKILGSITIGDDSKIGAGSVVLRDIPPYATVVGIPGRIVKLNNAKVHPNDDLDQVHLPDPVKMEMCRLTHRIEHIENKLGGLTNEEKECINEERCNGCDCSVPEESNR
- the cysS gene encoding cysteine--tRNA ligase is translated as MKLYNTLSRQIETFTPVEEGKVGMYTCGPTVYHFAHIGNLKTYILEDILQKTLEYIGYEVKRVMNVTDVGHLESDADDGEDKMLKGAQRENKTVWEIADFYTQAFFEDCMKLNIKTPNIIAKATDYIADYIDMILVLEEKGFTYFTNGNVYFDISKFPNYTQLTKMNLEDLQVGARDDVSQDDNKKNPQDFVLWFTKSKFENQAMKWDSPWGIGYPGWHMECSAIALKHLGKTLDIHCGGVDHIPVHHTNEIAQTESYTGQPWVNYWWHGEFLLDQTGKMSKSKGEFLTISLLEKKGYDPIVYRFFVLNSHYRKQLVFSFESLTMAKTAYDKLKSRVIVLKKDVNTTDQITDKIEAYRNSFKEQLEDDLNISNAITVLHDVMKASTLNNVEKLHLIQDFDQVLCLNLMEDVEVEFSDAEIIHIEEMISLRKEAKKNKDFAEADRIRRLLEAEGIALEDTREGVKYKRV